In the genome of Myxococcus guangdongensis, the window TGGGAGATGAAGTGGCTGGGCAAGGCGAGCCTGTTCAAGGTGCCGGTGGTGGGGTGGATGATGGGCATCGCCGGGGACATCCCCGTGCACCGCGGCGACAAGGAGTCCGCCACGGGCGCCATGGCGCGCTGCAAGCAGTGGATGCTCAAGGGCATGCCGGTGATGATCTTCCCGGAGGGCACGCGCTCGAAGACGGATGAGCTGCTGCCCTTCAAGGACGGCGCCTTCCGCCTGGCCATCGAGCAGCAGGCGGACGTGCTCCCGCTGGCGGTGAGCGGCACGCGCAAGGCGCTGCCCAAGCACTCGTGGCGCTTCTCCACCTCGCGCGGCCTGGTGACGGTGGGCACGCCCATCTCCACCAAGGGCATGACGCTCGACGACGTGGAGAAGCTCAAGACGCTGGTGCGCGAGCAGATCCTCGCCCTGCGCGCGACGCTGCTGCCGCTCACCCAGGATGCCGCGGCGCCGGGGACTCCCAGCGCCGCGTAGTCACCTTCGTGGGGGATGACGGGGACGCCCGCTCAGGCGTCCGTGACGTCGTCGTTGTCGATGATGTGGCAGCCCGAATCCTTGTCGAGCGCGTCCTCGATGAAGCCGCGCAGCAGGTCCTTCCCGCCGATCTCGAAGGACAGGCTGATGCGGTCCCCCTCGATGTGGACGTCCTTGTCCGTGGTCAGCTTGCCGCCCAGGGCCACGGCGCTGCCCTCGACGCGGGCGTTGCCCTGGAGGCGGACCTCGCCGCCCATGGACACCGCGTCGCCCTTCACCACGGCGCCGGCCTCCACGATGACGCGGCCCCGGATGGCGACCGCGTCGTCGACGGTGGCGCCCTTGCGGATGATGATGTTGCCCTCCACGGCGACCACGTCCTTGGCCTTCTCGCCCGCCTCGATGACCAGGTCCGTGCCCTGCACCACGCGGCTGCCGTCCTTGGCCGTGGTGGCGCAGACGACCTTCACCGGCAGGGAGGACTTCTTGGCCGCGTCATCGGCGGCGAAGGCGGGCAGGGCCAGGGTGGACGCGAGAGCCAGGGTGGGGAGGAAGCGTGAGCGCATGGACGGCTCCTGGGACGACCGGGTTGAGAGGTCTACGCGGCTCGCCCACACCCATTGCATGGGTTCGTTTCCCTCCCCGGAGGCGGGTCGGGGCGCGCGGCTTGCAGTAGGGTGGGACAGGCCCTGGCCCGCATGCACCGAGGTTCCCCCTGGCCACTTCGTCGACGCAGCAAGACTCCTCCGCCCATGACCTGACCATCTGGGCCTATGCCTTCGGTTATTTCGCGGCCTATGCCCCCTACAGCGCGCTGACGAAGGCGCTGTCGAGCGGCTCCCTGCCGGGCATGGAGGAGGGCATCGTCGGCTTCACGCTGCTGCCAGTGAGCGCGGCGACGTCGATGGTGGGGATGTTCGTCTTCCTCTCGCTCAAGCGCTGGTGGCGCTTCGCGACGCACCGCCAGGTCATGGGCCTGCGGGTGCCTTCGCCGGGGGCGTGGACGTTCCTGTCGGGGATGTGCTCGGCGGCCATCATCGGCACCACGACGCTGGCGTACACGCTGGAGGGCACCTCCATCGTCTTCATGATGTTGCTGATGCGCGGCGGGGTGCTGGTGCTGGCGCCCATCGTGGACGTGCTCAGCCGCAGGCACGTGCGCTGGCCCTCGTGGGTGGCGCTGGTGCTGAGCTTCGCCGCGGTGCTCGTCGCGGCGGGCAAGGACGCGCGCGCCACCATGACGTGGGTGGCCGCGTTGGACGTCGGCGTGTACCTGCTGAGCTACTTCATCCGCCTGCGCGCGATGAGCCGGCTGGCCAAGTCCGAGGACAAGAGCCTGTCCATCCGCTACTTCGTGGAGGAGCAGATGGTGGCCACGCCCTTCCTGGTGCTGGTGCTCGCGCTGGTGGCGGTGTGGGGCGGCGCGGGGCCGGCGCTGGACATCCGCGAGGGCTTCACCGGGATGTTCGCGCGCGGGAGGCTCCTGGAGGAGATGTTGGTGGGGCTGTTGTCCCAGGGCACGGGCATCTTCGGCGGGCTCATCCTGCTGGACGCGCGCGAGAACGCCTTCTCCGTGCCGGTGAACCGCGCCTCCAGCGTGCTCGCCGGCGTGGTGGCCACACTGGGGCTGTCGCTGTGGCTGGGGCTGCCCGGGGTGGGGCCGCGGGAGATGCTGGGCGCGGCGCTGGTCATGGTGGCCATGACGGTGCTGGCGGTGCCCACGGTGCTCGCGGCGCGCAGGCGCGAGGCCGCCCTGAAGGCGGCGCTCGGGCCGTGAGTCCCTGACGCCTACTTCTTCGTGTCCTGCGGGACGTGCAGCGTCAGCACGGGGCAGGGCGCGCGGGAGACCAGCTTCTGCGCCACGCTGCCCAGGAGCATGCGCGAGAGCCCCCGGCGCCCATGGGTGCCCATGATGATGAGGTCGAAGGCCTCCTTCTCCACCAGCTCCAGGATGGTGGAGGCCGCCTCGCCCACCACGACCCGGTGCTTGAGCGTGACGGAGGGTTGCTCCATCTGCTGGAGCAGCGTGGCCAGCTCCTTGCCCGCCGTGTCCATGGCGACCTGCTGCAAGGAGAGCGGGTTCCACCCGGGGGCGGCGACGAGCAGGTCCGGCGCGACGTACTGCGGAGGCTCCCAGGCGTGGAGCACCTCCACCGACGCGTTGAAGGGTCGGGCGAGCTGGAGGGCGTAGTCGATGATGGAGCGAGAGCCCTCGCTCAGATCGACGGGGACGAGAATTCGGGATGGCGCTGCCATGGTCGGCTCCTCGCTGAGGTGGAAAGGCCCTCTCATGGGAATGGGGCCGACCGTCCTCAGGTGGAAGTTGCGTGCCAGCGCCTGCCCGCTTGTTCGCTGCGGTGTCGCGCAAAGCTTGCGGGGAGGCGAGCGCGGTCGGTGATTCGTGCGCAGGATGGCCCGCATGCGCCCTCCCATTGATCAGGCCACGGTCCTCATCACCGGCGCGGCAGGGGGAATCGGCCGGGAACTCGCCCGGCTGTTGTCCCGGCGCGCCCGCACGCTGGTCCTGGTGGACCGCGAAGTGGCGCGGCTGGAGCCGCTGCGTGAGGAACTGCTCACCCGCTATCCCACCCTGGGCGTCATCCTCCATGCCTGCGACGTGTGCGAGCCGCGCGAGGTCGACGCCATGGTGGCCTCGCTGGAGTCGCAGTTCATCCGGGTGGACGTGCTGGTGAACACCGCCACGCTGGGCCTCCGGGGGCTCTACGCGGAGGCGCGCTGGGGTGGGCTGGAGGAGCTCTTGCGCTCGAACGTGTGGGTGCCCGCGCTGCTGACGCACCGACTGCTCGCGCCCATGCTGGAGCGGGGACGGGGCGGGGTGCTGAACATCGGCTCGGGCGCGGCGCAGCTCCTGCTGCCCGGCTCCGCGATGTTCGCCGCCACCCAGCGCTTCCTCGACGGCTTCACCGAGTCGCTCCGGCTGGAGGTGGAGGGGCGCGGCGTGGTCATCACCCGCGTGGCCCCCGGGCCGGTGGGGGATGCGGGCGCCGAGGAGGCGGGGAGGGCGCCCTTCTTCCAGATTTCACTCGAGCGCTGCGCGCGCGCCGCGCTGGCGGCCTTCGAGCGGGGCGAGGCGCTGGTGTACCCGGGCTGGGGACACCGGTGGGTGATGCGGCTGTTGCCCCTCTTGCCACGGGGGCTCCAGCGGAGCCTGGGGCGGCTGGCGCTGCGCGGTGTTCGCCGCGAGGCCCTGGCCGCGCCCGAGGCCCTGCCCGTGGGGCTCGCGTCGCCCGTGCTGCTGGCGCGCGAGCCCAACCCGGCGTGACGGATTAGAGGCCGATCTCCGCCAGACGCGCCTTCACGCGGGTGGCCTTCACGCCGGTGTTGGCCGTGCCGCGGCCCTGCGAGTTGCCGCCCAGGCCGATGTGGTGCAGGCCCACCACCTGGTTCGTGGACGTCGACAGCACCGGCGAGCCCGACGAGCCGCCCAGCGTGTCCGCGTCGTAGGACAGGTCCGTGGTGGAGTAGTTCGCGTTCTTCACCACGCCCGGCGACAGCTTCTTCGTCGGCACGCAGCCGGACGACGTGTAGTAGTCGCAGTTCTGGTGCACCACGTAGATGCTCGCGTTGGTGGCCGCGTTGGCGCTCGCCACCGTCAGGAAGCCGTGCACGTTGCCCGGGAGCTGGCCGTTGGTGGCCGAGCAGCGCAGCGCCGTCATGTCGTCACCGGACCACGTCTTGATGAACGTGGCGCAGGTGTACCAGACGCGGCTGCCCGAGGCGACGCCGTCGATGTAGTTGAAGGACACCCGGGCCCCCACGGCCTCGGACGCGCTGCCCACGCAGTGGTTGTTGGTGATGATGACATCCGGTGACACCAGCCACGCGGTACACCGGCTGCCCACCGCGGGGATGGACAGGTAGCCCACCGCGTTGGCGCGGGTGGCCTGCGTGCCCGACAGCGTGGTGGAACTCACCCAGTTCACCGAGCCGACGATGACGTTGGATTCCTGCGACTGCAGCGGCTCGGTGCCCTCCAGGTCGGGGACATCGGGGGACTGCTCGGTACCGCAGGCCGACAGGGCACCCATCACGAACAACGCACGCAGGCTCTTGGCGATCATCGGGTCTCCTCCACACGCGGGATTGCGCGCGGCGTGCCCAAGGCACTCCCCATGCCAGCGTCACGCGCGGGACACTCCCACTCGACAGCCCGTGGCGCGCCAGCCCCCGAGTGGTGCGCGCGTGCTCCGCTCGGCCGCGCGCGGGTGTAAAGCCCCTTCGCGTCGCCTCGGAGAGTCTTCATGATATTCATGATTTACAATTATTTCTGGAGCTGTCCTGTTCTTGGACGTTCCAGGCGCCCGGTGTCGTGGTCCCGGACAGCGGCGGAAAAATCCACGGGCCGCGTTCCGCGCGCTCGGTGAGGAGGGGGAACGCGGCCCGAGGGGCGCGCGGGGCGTGGCGCGGAGGCCTAGCCGATGATCATGTCCTCGCGCTCGAGGGCGCCCTCGGAGAAGCGGCGCAGGTTGAAGCGGGTGAAGAGCTCGTCGGACTCGCCGGTGCGCATCCACTTCGCCATCCGCTCGGCGACGGCGGGGGCCATCATGAAGCCGTGGCCGACGAAGCCGGACATCTGGAGCAGGTTGTCCAGGCCCGGGGTGCGCCCGAGGATGGGGTTGTTGTCCGGCGTCACGTCGTAGCAGCCGGCCCACTGGCGCAGCACCTTCACGTGGCCCACGTGGGGCAGTTGCTCCATGAGGGCCTGGGCGAAGCGGGACACGAAGCGCAGGGTGCTGCCCATGTTGAGCCCGGCGGGCTCCTTGGGGTCGCCCATGCCGCCCACGATTTCGCCGCGCATGGACTGGCTGAAGTACAGGCCCGAGTCGAGCACGGACACGAGCGGCCCCAGGAAGGGCTTGAGGGGCTCGGTGCTGAGGATTTCGTGGCGGTGCGGCTCGTTGGGCAGCTGCACGCCGACGAGCTTCGCCACCTCGGGGCTCCACGCGCCGGAGGCGAGCACCACCGTGTCACAGGCGATGTCGCCGCGGTCCGTCTTCACCTTGCGAATCTGCCCGCCGCTGACGTCGAAGCCGGTGACCTCCGTGTACGTCTCCACGCGGACGCCCTTCTTGCGGCAGCCCTGCGCGTAGCCCCACAGGAAGGGCCAGGGGAAGATGACGCCGTCCTCGGGATTGAAGGACGCGGCCACGCAGCCCTTCATCGTGAGGCCGGGGACGATGTCGCGCGCGGCGTCCGGCGTGACGAGCCGGGTGGGCACGTCGAAGCGGTTGTGCAGCGCCACGTTGCGCTCCAGCCGCTTGGCCACCGCGTCCGTGCGCGCGAGGAACAGGTAGCCGCCCTGACGCAGCCACACGTTGATGCCCATCTCCCGGGCGAAGCCCTTCATCAGGTCGATGGAGCGCTTGGCCAGCTCCACCAGCGCCGGGGTGCCCCACTGCATGCGCACGCCACCGCCGTTGCGGCCGGACGCGCCCGCGCAGAGATAGCCGCGCTCCAGCACCACCACGTCCGTCTCGCCCTCGCGCGCCAGGTTGTACGCGAGCGCCAGGCCCATGACGCCGCCGCCGATGATGACGACCTTGGCCTTGGCGGGCAGGGGCTCGGTGGGACGCAGCCCCTTGGGGAAGACATCCACCTCCTGGGGCACGCCACCCACGGGAGGCTGGGACTCGTCCACCGGGGCGCTGGCGAGCAGCCGCAGCTCGGTGGGGTAGAGCGGGGGCCGGGGCGTGAAGGGCACCACCGCGTCGGCCTTGAGCGCCTTCTCCTGCTCCAGGAGCGCGGCCACGGCGGACAGGCAGCTCTTGCCCTGGCAGATGCCCGTGCCGAAGCCCGTGTAGCGCTTCACCGACTCCACATCGCAGTAGCCCCGGGAGACCGCGTGCCGCACGTCGTCCGCGGTGACGTCCTCGCAGGAGCAGATCATCGACTTGCTCATGACAGTCCCTCCACCAGCGCCTGGGCGGCGCGGCGGCCCGCCTCGGACGCCTCCTTCGCGCTGCCTCCGCCCGTCACGTCTCCCGCCACGAACACGTCCGCCGCGTCGGTGCGGCCCTCGGGGCTCGCCTCCACCCGGAACAGTCCACGCGAGGCCTCGAACGAGACCTTGGCGCCGCCCTGCCGCGCCAGCTCGAAGCTGGGCGTCACCGGCACGGACACCAGCACCGCGTCACAGTCCACCTTGCGCCGTCCGCCCTGGCGCGGCGTGAAGCTGAAGGAGCTCACGTGCCGCAGGCCGTGGGCCTTGGGCTCGGAGCCCTCCAATGTCGTCGGGTGGGCTCCCGCGCCCGGCGCGCCCTTCAGGTCCACCACCACCTGGACCTTCACGCCGTGCGCCTCGAGCAGCTTCGCCAGCCCCTGCAGCTCCTGGCCCCAGCCGACCAGCGCCGCGCGCTCCGGCGCCACCGCGTGCCGACGCAACAGCAGGCTGGCCGCGCGGCCCGCGTAGACCCCGGGCAAGTCGTTGTTCTCGAAGGGCACCATCGGCGGGTGTCCACCGGGCGTCAGCAGGAAGCGCTCCGCGTAGACCTTGAGCAGGCGCGCCTCGCCGTTCTCCCATGCGCCCACCGCGAGGTAGCGACCCTGCTCGTCGTCGTACAGGCCCAGCGCCGTGGCGCGCGTGACGACGCTGTCACGGGCGAGCGTGGCCACGTCGTCGATGGTGGGCGCGTCCGCCTCCGGGGCGCCGTGCGCCAGCCGGCCACCCACGTGGTCCTCGCGCTCGAACATCAGGAAGGGGGTGCCCCGTCCGGTCAGCTCCCGCGCGGCGGCGAGCCCGGCGGCGCCCGCGCCCACCACCGCGACGCGGGTGCGCAGCGTGCGCGACGGCGGAGGCGCCGGGGCGGCGTCCTTGGGCAGCAGGCCCAGGCCCGCGAGCTGCCGGGCCACCTTGGCCATCACCGTCTCCGCGATGGGGACGCCGGCGAACATCTCGTGGTGGTCCAGGCCGTTGGGGAAGAACCAGTCGATGGTCTCGAACACGTCCACCTTCGCGGAGGGGTACGCGTTCTGCCGCTCCAGCTTCATGCCGTCGCGCGCGGGCGTGCGGCACGTGTAGACGTTGGGCAGCCCGTCCACGCGCATCAGGCACTGCGAGCACGCGGCGGCGAAGCAGAAGGGCCCGCGAGGGCGGTGGTACTTCACGGAACGGGCGAGCATGGGCTCGCCCGCGGCGACGAGGGAACATGCCACCGGCTCGCCCTCGATGGCGGGGATGCTCTCGCCCTCGAGGTCCACGGTGATGGCCCTGCCGCGCAACGAGGCATCTGGGAGACGTCGCATGGGTGCCGCGCAAAATGGCGTAACGGCCCCGGGTGGTCAAAGCCTGTCGGCGCATGACGCACCCCGGTCATGAGGCCCATCCGACAGTCGAGGTGATGGCGCGCTGGAACTTCTCTAAGACTCCCGCAGAACGTCACCGGGGACCGCGACGGGCCGTCTCAGGCCTCGTGGCGATCCCCGGTGGGTGGAGCAGGCGGGCGTGCCGCCGTCCTTGACGCGCCGGGCAATCCCCGGCGCGGGTGCGTCAGAGCGACTGCTCCCCGTGGGGGTGGATGGGCTCGGGGATGCCCATGCCGCGCGGCCGGTAGCCGAAGCGGGTCCGGATGACCGCGCCCAGGGCGATGAGCACCACCAGGAAGGAGACGATGGCGCCGAAGACGGGGATGGCGCCCACCACCAGCAACACCAGCAATCCCAGCGCGAGCACCACCGCCTGCGTCTTGCGACCGCGCATCACCGGCAACCGCGTGCCCAGCTCGCTCGCCACCGCCGCGAAGCCCAGCGCCGCCGCCAGGGGCGCCGCCATCCACAGCACCAGCGCCGCGGGGATTCCGATGATGGTGATGGCCAGCACCACCGTGAGCGGAACCATCGCCACCACCCCGAGCAGGCCCGTCAGGCCGCTCTGCACCGGCCGCGCGCGGATCTCGTCACCCAGCTGCTTCATCCGCGACGGGAAGAACATCTGTCCCAGGAAGCCCAGTCCGAAGAGCACCGCGAACGTCAGGATGAACGCCGCGAGCCCGCCTTCGTTGTCGTCGTCACGGTTGTGCCGCCGCTCCTTGCCCTCGTTGCTGGATTCATTGAGGCCCTGGTTGAGCTCCTTCGCGACGAGGCGGCCGATGTTGGCGCCGCCGAAGGTGTTGATGCTGCCCTCCACGTTCGCGCCGTCCTCGCGGTCCACGATGCCTCCGAAGGAGGACACGTCGCCTTCCACCGTGGCGCCAGGCTTGAGGACCACGTTGCCGCCGAAGGCGTGCGCGTCTCCTTCCACGTGGCCGTGGATGATGAGGTTGCCGCCGAAGGCCACCGCGTCCTTGTCGACGTTGCCCTTCACCACCAGGTTGCCGCCGTACACCACGGCGCTCTCCACCGTCTGTCCCTCCTTCACCTCCAGGGACTGACCGCGCGCCACCACGTTGCGGGCACCCGAGCGCCGCGAGCGCTTGAGCTCGTCGCGGGTGCGGTGCATCTGCTCGCGGATCTGCTCGCGCACCTCGCGCATCGCCTCCGCCTCCGAGCCCGAGGTCTCCTCGCTCTCGTCATCATCCGAGGCGACCGCGGGCGCCTCCGGAGCGGCAGGCGCGGGAGGGGCCGGGGGGGCGGCGACAGCCTGGGGCTCCGGTTCGGCGACGGGGGAGGGCGAGGCCGCCGGGGCGAGCCCCTGGGCCGCGGCCTCCTTCTCCGCCGCCGTCATGGGGCGCAGGGTGATGATGGAGCCGTCCTGCTCCATGCGCAGCGAGTAGGCGCGGGACACGGTGCGCAGGGCCTGGTCGGCGGAGACGCCGCGCAGGTGCACCTCGGCGGGGACGTCCAGGTCGCCAGTGACGACCAGGTTGAGGCCGCCCTTGTCGGCGATGGTCTTCAGCGCGTCGCGCAGGCTGCCGCGGAAGGAGACGTCGATGCTCTTCGCGGCGGGCGCGGACTCGGCGGCGCGGGCGGCGGGCGCGGACTCGGCGAGCGCGAGGGGAGCGCCCATGAGCAACGCGGGGATGAGGATTCGGGAGGAGATCTTCATGGAACGCTCAGGCTTCGGAGGGGGTGGGAGCGCTGCCCGCGAGCCGCTTGAGACCGGCCAGCGACGTCAGGATGAGGAACGCGAGGAATGCGGCCACGGCCAGCCCCTCGGTCGACCACAACGCGCGGGCGCCGCTCAGCACGCCCTCGGCCAGGAAGCGGCCCTCGACGAGGAAGGACGCCACGCTGGTGCCCAGCCGGCCGAGCGCCTGGTCGTTCATCACCAGGTAGCCCAGCCCGCCGAGCAGCGAGGTCATCAGGATGGCGAGCCCGGACCAGACCTCACGACGCTGAGGTACGGGCTCGGCCGCCACGCGCGCCATGACGCTGGCGACCAGGGTCGGCGGCGGGAGGGGATCCGCCAACCGGTACAGGTCCTGCTCCATCAGCCGGTGCTCTTCGAGGACACCCGCGCAGGCGTCGCACCCGGCGGCGTGGTCCAGCGCGGGGCCTTCACCTTCCTCCAGCTCGGCGAAGAGGACCTCGAGGTCCGGGCAGGGGTGCACGCTCATCGGGGGGCCTCCTCCGTGCTCATCTTCTTGCGAAGCTTCTCTCGGGCCCTGAAGAGCCGGGCCATGATGGTGCCAGGGGCGCACCCGAGGATCTGGGCGATCTCCTTCGTCGTGCGCTTCTGGACGTAGTAGAGCGCGAGGACTTCACGGTCATCGACGGAGAGCGTGGCCATGGCCTCCTCGAGGGACTGGCGCTCCTCGCGGGCGATGGCGCCCTCCTCCTGGGAGACCTCGTTGCTGGGGAGCACCTCCTTCATGGGCTCCAGCTCCTCGGTGCGCACCTTGGTGCGGCGGCGGAGCAGGTCCAGGCAGAGGTTGCGGGTGATGGCGAGCACCCAGAGGTCGAACGGGCGCGCGTCGTCGTACCGGTGGAGGTTCTGGTAGGCGCGCAAGAGCGCCTCCTGGGAGATCTCCGCGGCCTCGGCCTCGCTCTGCAGCAGCCGGAGCGCCAGGCCGTACACCTGGCGCTGCACGCTGCGCACCAGGGACTCGAAGGCGGACGGATCTCCACGGCGGGCCGCCTGCACGTCGGCCTTCCAGGGGAGCGGGACGGCGTCGTCAGCCATCAGCATCCCGATGGCGTGGGCGAGTGTCCCGGGAGCGTCGTCGAGGGCAAGAGCGTTCACGCCTTGGTCTACGGTGTGCGCGCTCCCCCATTGCGTCCAGGTGTTTCATCGCCGTTGCAGGTTTATTTCTTCCGTGATTTCGGGCGCTTGGCGGCGGTCTCCGCCCGGGCGACCTCGCGGGCGGCCTTGCGCTGGCGCTGTTTCTCACGGAAGCCGAGCGGGGCGGCGGGCTCCACCTTGGGCTTCGGCTCGGCCTGCTGGGCGAGCGAGCGGCCCCGGGTGGGCGTCTCGGAGACCTCTGCGGCGCTCCGTCGGCTGGGCCGGCTGGGGGCCTCGCCGCGCGCGGGGGCCCGGCGGTCCGAGGCGCGCGGACGCTCCTCGTCGAAGGAGGCCTCGGCGCGGCGGCCCGTGGCTCCACGGGCGGCGGGCGCCCGGCGGCCGGTGCCACGCTCGTCGCGGACGGGGGGGCCGCGGCGGCTGGAGGGGGCGCCCTCGGCCTGCTCCTGCTCGACGAGGTGCGCGCGCTGGGAGGCGCGGATCTCCTCCGCGGTGTCCTCGGCGTACTCGAAGTGGAACAGGCGCTTGACGACGAGGGTGGCGTACGCGCCCGGCGGCAGGGTGAAGGCGACGTTGACCTTGATGTTGTCCCGGTTGAGCTCGTCGCTCTGCGTGCGGCCGATGACCAGCTTGTGCGGGAAGGAGAGGACCGGGCGCTCCTCGTGCTTGAAGAAGAGCATCCGCTCGGCCCCGGGGACGACCAGGTCCGACAGCTTCAGCTT includes:
- a CDS encoding universal stress protein translates to MAAPSRILVPVDLSEGSRSIIDYALQLARPFNASVEVLHAWEPPQYVAPDLLVAAPGWNPLSLQQVAMDTAGKELATLLQQMEQPSVTLKHRVVVGEAASTILELVEKEAFDLIIMGTHGRRGLSRMLLGSVAQKLVSRAPCPVLTLHVPQDTKK
- a CDS encoding FAD-dependent oxidoreductase, whose product is MSKSMICSCEDVTADDVRHAVSRGYCDVESVKRYTGFGTGICQGKSCLSAVAALLEQEKALKADAVVPFTPRPPLYPTELRLLASAPVDESQPPVGGVPQEVDVFPKGLRPTEPLPAKAKVVIIGGGVMGLALAYNLAREGETDVVVLERGYLCAGASGRNGGGVRMQWGTPALVELAKRSIDLMKGFAREMGINVWLRQGGYLFLARTDAVAKRLERNVALHNRFDVPTRLVTPDAARDIVPGLTMKGCVAASFNPEDGVIFPWPFLWGYAQGCRKKGVRVETYTEVTGFDVSGGQIRKVKTDRGDIACDTVVLASGAWSPEVAKLVGVQLPNEPHRHEILSTEPLKPFLGPLVSVLDSGLYFSQSMRGEIVGGMGDPKEPAGLNMGSTLRFVSRFAQALMEQLPHVGHVKVLRQWAGCYDVTPDNNPILGRTPGLDNLLQMSGFVGHGFMMAPAVAERMAKWMRTGESDELFTRFNLRRFSEGALEREDMIIG
- a CDS encoding anti-sigma factor; the protein is MSVHPCPDLEVLFAELEEGEGPALDHAAGCDACAGVLEEHRLMEQDLYRLADPLPPPTLVASVMARVAAEPVPQRREVWSGLAILMTSLLGGLGYLVMNDQALGRLGTSVASFLVEGRFLAEGVLSGARALWSTEGLAVAAFLAFLILTSLAGLKRLAGSAPTPSEA
- a CDS encoding RNA polymerase sigma factor → MADDAVPLPWKADVQAARRGDPSAFESLVRSVQRQVYGLALRLLQSEAEAAEISQEALLRAYQNLHRYDDARPFDLWVLAITRNLCLDLLRRRTKVRTEELEPMKEVLPSNEVSQEEGAIAREERQSLEEAMATLSVDDREVLALYYVQKRTTKEIAQILGCAPGTIMARLFRAREKLRKKMSTEEAPR
- a CDS encoding polymer-forming cytoskeletal protein, translated to MKISSRILIPALLMGAPLALAESAPAARAAESAPAAKSIDVSFRGSLRDALKTIADKGGLNLVVTGDLDVPAEVHLRGVSADQALRTVSRAYSLRMEQDGSIITLRPMTAAEKEAAAQGLAPAASPSPVAEPEPQAVAAPPAPPAPAAPEAPAVASDDDESEETSGSEAEAMREVREQIREQMHRTRDELKRSRRSGARNVVARGQSLEVKEGQTVESAVVYGGNLVVKGNVDKDAVAFGGNLIIHGHVEGDAHAFGGNVVLKPGATVEGDVSSFGGIVDREDGANVEGSINTFGGANIGRLVAKELNQGLNESSNEGKERRHNRDDDNEGGLAAFILTFAVLFGLGFLGQMFFPSRMKQLGDEIRARPVQSGLTGLLGVVAMVPLTVVLAITIIGIPAALVLWMAAPLAAALGFAAVASELGTRLPVMRGRKTQAVVLALGLLVLLVVGAIPVFGAIVSFLVVLIALGAVIRTRFGYRPRGMGIPEPIHPHGEQSL
- a CDS encoding trypsin-like serine peptidase, which produces MIAKSLRALFVMGALSACGTEQSPDVPDLEGTEPLQSQESNVIVGSVNWVSSTTLSGTQATRANAVGYLSIPAVGSRCTAWLVSPDVIITNNHCVGSASEAVGARVSFNYIDGVASGSRVWYTCATFIKTWSGDDMTALRCSATNGQLPGNVHGFLTVASANAATNASIYVVHQNCDYYTSSGCVPTKKLSPGVVKNANYSTTDLSYDADTLGGSSGSPVLSTSTNQVVGLHHIGLGGNSQGRGTANTGVKATRVKARLAEIGL
- a CDS encoding lysophospholipid acyltransferase family protein, with product MNALLSIWTWVEIGIVALVGFFVQLVIAIVTLPFDRKRYAVGRCFRLVGVTAARLTPYWRFGIHGPVPDHVAPNTVVVSNHESNADPFLISRLPWEMKWLGKASLFKVPVVGWMMGIAGDIPVHRGDKESATGAMARCKQWMLKGMPVMIFPEGTRSKTDELLPFKDGAFRLAIEQQADVLPLAVSGTRKALPKHSWRFSTSRGLVTVGTPISTKGMTLDDVEKLKTLVREQILALRATLLPLTQDAAAPGTPSAA
- a CDS encoding 2Fe-2S iron-sulfur cluster-binding protein, with amino-acid sequence MRRLPDASLRGRAITVDLEGESIPAIEGEPVACSLVAAGEPMLARSVKYHRPRGPFCFAAACSQCLMRVDGLPNVYTCRTPARDGMKLERQNAYPSAKVDVFETIDWFFPNGLDHHEMFAGVPIAETVMAKVARQLAGLGLLPKDAAPAPPPSRTLRTRVAVVGAGAAGLAAARELTGRGTPFLMFEREDHVGGRLAHGAPEADAPTIDDVATLARDSVVTRATALGLYDDEQGRYLAVGAWENGEARLLKVYAERFLLTPGGHPPMVPFENNDLPGVYAGRAASLLLRRHAVAPERAALVGWGQELQGLAKLLEAHGVKVQVVVDLKGAPGAGAHPTTLEGSEPKAHGLRHVSSFSFTPRQGGRRKVDCDAVLVSVPVTPSFELARQGGAKVSFEASRGLFRVEASPEGRTDAADVFVAGDVTGGGSAKEASEAGRRAAQALVEGLS
- a CDS encoding SDR family NAD(P)-dependent oxidoreductase, with the protein product MRPPIDQATVLITGAAGGIGRELARLLSRRARTLVLVDREVARLEPLREELLTRYPTLGVILHACDVCEPREVDAMVASLESQFIRVDVLVNTATLGLRGLYAEARWGGLEELLRSNVWVPALLTHRLLAPMLERGRGGVLNIGSGAAQLLLPGSAMFAATQRFLDGFTESLRLEVEGRGVVITRVAPGPVGDAGAEEAGRAPFFQISLERCARAALAAFERGEALVYPGWGHRWVMRLLPLLPRGLQRSLGRLALRGVRREALAAPEALPVGLASPVLLAREPNPA